One Vitis vinifera cultivar Pinot Noir 40024 chromosome 8, ASM3070453v1 genomic window carries:
- the LOC100853041 gene encoding heme-binding-like protein At3g10130, chloroplastic: protein MGMVFGKICVETPKFQVIQSSADYEIRKYPPTVIAEVTYDPSQFRGDKDGGFTLLANYIGALGNPQNTKPEKIEMTAPVVTKYAEKIAMTAPVVTKSGEGGEGKTVTMQFLLPSKYTKAEEAPRPVDERVVIREEGERKYGVVKFGGVATEKVVGAKVESLEKSLERDGFKLIGEFVLARYNPPWTLPAFRTNEVMIPIE, encoded by the coding sequence ATGGGCATGGTCTTTGGGAAGATCTGCGTCGAAACACCGAAATTCCAAGTGATTCAATCGTCGGCTGACTACGAAATCCGAAAATATCCACCCACGGTGATTGCGGAAGTCACATACGATCCGTCCCAGTTCAGAGGGGACAAAGATGGCGGCTTCACTCTCCTGGCCAATTACATTGGCGCCCTTGGCAATCCCCAGAACACCAAGCCCGAGAAGATCGAAATGACGGCTCCTGTGGTGACCAAGTACGCGGAGAAGATTGCAATGACGGCTCCCGTTGTGACCAAGAGCGGCGAGGGAGGAGAAGGGAAGACGGTGACCATGCAATTTTTGTTGCCATCGAAGTATACAAAAGCGGAGGAGGCGCCGAGGCCAGTGGATGAAAGAGTGGTGATTAGGGAGGAGGGGGAGAGGAAATATGGGGTGGTGAAGTTTGGGGGAGTGGCAACGGAGAAGGTGGTGGGGGCGAAGGTGGAGAGCTTGGAGAAGAGCCTGGAGAGAGATGGGTTTAAGTTGATCGGGGAATTCGTGTTGGCTAGGTACAACCCTCCTTGGACCTTGCCTGCTTTTAGAACTAATGAGGTTATGATCCCAATTGAGTGA
- the LOC100259720 gene encoding fructokinase-like 1, chloroplastic encodes MAAFHLLPPPQRSYQILFNPIKLTCLSSTFHLQKPQNPKPLRAAISTQDGALDTTKPTRRGRQKGTTTSSSSQTTRPKRSPKKNQTEAEVEITKQEPAEHSDDNNDEIDFPYDDPPLICCFGAAQKEFVPTVRVSEHQMHPDIYSEWKMLQWDPPEFVRAPGGPPSNVAISHVRLGGRAAFMGKVGRDEFGEELVLTMNKEKVQTRAVKFDSNARTGCSYMRIKFENGKMMMETVKESPEDSLLSSELNIAVLKEARIFHFNSEVLTSPSMHSSLFGAIELSKKHGGLVFFDLNLPLPLWRSRDETRKLIEKAWNQADIIEVSKQELEFLLDEDYYEMRRNYRPQYYSDSYEQTKNRRDYYHYTRDEISPLWHEGLKFLFVTDGTLRVHYYSPSFDGVVVGTEDVLITPFTCDRTGSGDAIVAGIMRKLTTFPEMYENQDTLERQLRFAIAAGIISQWTIGGVRGFPTESAAQNLKEQVYVPSMW; translated from the exons ATGGCAGCGTTTCACCTTCTTCCTCCACCTCAAAGATCTTACCAAATCCTTTTCAACCCTATCAAACTCACTTGCCTCTCTTCTACATTCCATCTTCAAAAaccccaaaacccaaaaccgcTCAGAGCTGCCATTAGCACACAGGATGGAGCTCTTGATACAACGAAGCCAACTCGCAGGGGCCGACAGAAAGGCACCACCACTTCCTCTTCTTCCCAAACAACGAGACCAAAGCGTTCGCCAAAAAAGAATCAAACTGAAGCTGAAGTGGAGATCACAAAACAAGAACCAGCTGAGCACTCTGATGACAATAACGATGAGATTGATTTTCCATACGATGACCCTCCGCTGATCTGTTGCTTCGGTGCCGCACAGAAGGAGTTTGTACCTACGGTACGGGTGTCGGAGCACCAGATGCACCCGGACATTTATTCGGAGTGGAAGATGCTGCAATGGGACCCGCCGGAGTTCGTGAGGGCTCCTGGTGGGCCGCCTTCAAATGTAGCAATATCGCATGTCAGATTAGGAGGGAGAGCAGCCTTCATGGGGAAGGTTGGGCGGGATGAGTTTGGGGAGGAGTTGGTTTTGACCATGAATAAGGAGAAAGTGCAGACACGAGctgttaaatttgattcaaatgcGAGGACCGGGTGTTCGTATATGAGAATTAAGTTTGAGAATGGGAAGATGATGATGGAAACAGTGAAAGAGTCGCCAGAGGATTCTCTCCTCAGCTCTGAACTCAACATTGCCGTGCTCAAAGAG GCCAGGATTTTCCACTTTAATTCAGAGGTTCTAACATCGCCTTCTATGCATTCATCTCTTTTTGGAGCAATTGAATTGTCTAAAAAGCATGGTGGGCTTGTATTTTTCGATTTGAATTTGCCCTTACCTCTGTGGAGATCCCGTGATGAAACAAGAAAATTGATTGAGAAAGCCTGGAACCAGGCAGACATCATTGAGGTGAGCAAACAAGAGCTAGAGTTTCTTTTAGACGAAGATTATTATGAGATGAGGAGAAACTACCGGCCTCAATATTACTCTGATAGTTATGAACAAACCAAGAACCGAAGAGATTATTACCATTACACCCGTGATGAAATATCTCCATTGTGGCATGAGggattgaaatttttgtttgtgACTGATGGAACGCTTCGGGTTCACTATTATTCCCCATCTTTTGATGGTGTGGTGGTTGGAACAGAGGATGTGCTTATAACACCATTCACTTGTGATAGAACCGGATCTGGTGATGCTATTGTGGCTGGTATTATGAGAAAGCTGACGACCTTCCCTGAGATGTATGAGAATCAAGATACTTTGGAGAGGCAGCTTCGGTTTGCCATTGCCGCAGGAATCATATCACAATGGACGATTGGTGGAGTGAGAGGTTTTCCTACTGAAAGTGCTGCACAGAATCTGAAAGAACAGGTTTATGTACCTTCTATGTGGTAG